The region CGGCGAGAGGTCAGGACTGGAGTGGTACATCCCAACAGCGGCGTCCCCAGCGGCCTTCATGAAGTCGGGGGAGAACATGCCGTCGGCCCCCATCAGCTTGACCTTCTCCAGGCCGGCGACCTCCTTGGCCTGCCTGGTGACGAAGCCGCCCGCGGCGATGAAGATGGGGTAGTAGATAAGCTGCGGCTTCCCTGCCGCGATCTTGGTCAGCACGGGCCGCATGTCCGTGTCGGTGGGCGAGATGGCTTCCTGGGAAGTGATGGTCCCACCCAGCCGCTTGAACACGTCCGCGAACACGTTGGCCAGCCCCTCCGCGTAGGGGCTGCCATCGTGGATCGTCGCCGCCTTGCGCAGACCCAGGTAGTGGTAGACAAACTGAGCCGCCACCCGTCCCTGGACTTTGTCGTTGTGGGCCGTGCGCAGGTACCCGTCATAGCCCGGTCCGCGCTTGGGGTCGGTGAGTATGGGCGCAGTGTTCGAAGGAGAGACGGTAACGATCCCGGCCTTCCACAGGATCGGCACACCCGGGACGGCTTCGCTGGAGCAGTTGGAACCGATGGCCGCCACGATGGCCTTGTTGGCGGCCAGCTTGGTCGCGGCGGTGGTCCCGCCCTCCGCGTTGCAGCCGGAGTCCTCGCCGATCAGCTTGATGGGGTGGCCGGCCACGGTCTTCTTGTCGTCGATGGCGATCTCCACGCCGCGCCGGGTGTCGATCCCCAGGCTGGCGTCGGGCCCGGCGATGACGAACCAGTAGGCGATGACGATGGGCTGCCCGCGGTTGACCTTGACCACACCGATCGGGTCAGTCACGGGCCCCAGAGTGGCCGCCGGTGCCGTGGTGGCATAGTATGGACCGGTCACCAGCAGGATGGCGACCAACAGGGCTATTGGCAGCTTGACACGCTTCATC is a window of Armatimonadota bacterium DNA encoding:
- a CDS encoding branched-chain amino acid ABC transporter substrate-binding protein, which translates into the protein MKRVKLPIALLVAILLVTGPYYATTAPAATLGPVTDPIGVVKVNRGQPIVIAYWFVIAGPDASLGIDTRRGVEIAIDDKKTVAGHPIKLIGEDSGCNAEGGTTAATKLAANKAIVAAIGSNCSSEAVPGVPILWKAGIVTVSPSNTAPILTDPKRGPGYDGYLRTAHNDKVQGRVAAQFVYHYLGLRKAATIHDGSPYAEGLANVFADVFKRLGGTITSQEAISPTDTDMRPVLTKIAAGKPQLIYYPIFIAAGGFVTRQAKEVAGLEKVKLMGADGMFSPDFMKAAGDAAVGMYHSSPDLSPEALGPGYKVFLEKHQKKYGEKPLAPFHPHAYDAAMMIFAAIEKVAKKDAAGNTYIGRKALRDALYATKNFKGLTGTLTCDKYGDCADPKIVIYQTLSADPAKWDPGNNPKKIWPVKK